The following proteins come from a genomic window of Kiloniellales bacterium:
- a CDS encoding branched-chain amino acid ABC transporter permease, protein MAMRRLFSGSPSFAERHPAAIAALVLLLVYPSFASDFFVFQIGAYSLILGTISLSLMMLAGYGGMVSLAQMTVAGFAGYLMAILGDNSVGVMGLGWPWWLTVPTAVLAAALLSTFIGAISVRTEGIYTIMITLAIAVAFFYFVRQNYLIFNGFTGFAGVAPPVLFGVDWRAPLPFYYLSLAVAGGFLWAVVYGSRSTFGLSLQAIRDNPRRMRAIGYDVTLHRIVAYFLSGLIAGTAGVLLVWFNGRISPGSVGVDVVIDILVIAVIGGLRHPIGPFLGAVAFVLLENFAIDLIDRERFNTVIGAAFLLIVLFSPDGLLGLWGRLRTRIRLGRRAQLGAGYGKRDGRHPAGSLEQT, encoded by the coding sequence ATGGCGATGCGGCGGCTCTTCTCCGGCAGCCCTTCCTTCGCGGAACGCCATCCCGCGGCGATCGCGGCCCTCGTGCTGCTGCTCGTCTACCCGAGCTTCGCCTCGGACTTCTTCGTCTTCCAGATCGGCGCCTATTCGCTGATCCTGGGGACCATCTCGCTGTCCCTGATGATGCTGGCCGGCTACGGTGGCATGGTGAGCCTGGCCCAGATGACCGTTGCCGGCTTCGCCGGCTACCTCATGGCGATCCTGGGCGACAACAGCGTCGGGGTCATGGGCCTGGGCTGGCCCTGGTGGCTGACCGTCCCGACCGCGGTGCTCGCCGCCGCCCTGCTGAGCACCTTCATCGGCGCGATCTCGGTGCGCACCGAGGGGATCTACACCATCATGATCACCCTGGCGATCGCCGTCGCCTTCTTCTACTTCGTCCGCCAGAACTACTTGATCTTCAACGGCTTTACAGGCTTCGCCGGGGTCGCGCCGCCGGTCCTTTTCGGAGTCGACTGGCGCGCGCCCCTGCCGTTCTACTATCTCTCGCTGGCGGTGGCCGGCGGCTTCCTCTGGGCCGTGGTCTACGGATCGCGCTCGACCTTCGGGCTCAGCCTGCAGGCGATCCGCGACAACCCGCGACGGATGCGGGCGATCGGCTACGACGTCACCCTGCACCGGATCGTCGCCTATTTCCTGTCCGGGCTGATCGCCGGCACGGCGGGCGTCCTGCTGGTCTGGTTCAACGGGCGGATCTCGCCCGGCTCGGTCGGGGTCGACGTCGTCATCGACATCTTGGTGATCGCGGTGATCGGCGGCCTGCGCCATCCGATCGGCCCCTTCCTGGGCGCGGTCGCCTTCGTGCTGCTGGAGAACTTCGCGATCGACCTGATCGACCGGGAACGCTTCAACACGGTGATCGGCGCGGCCTTCCTGCTGATCGTGCTGTTCTCGCCCGACGGGCTTTTGGGACTTTGGGGCCGGCTCCGCACGCGGATCCGGCTCGGCAGACGCGCGCAACTCGGCGCGGGCTACGGAAAACGGGACGGCCGGCATCCCGCCGGATCGCTCGAACAAACCTGA
- a CDS encoding ABC transporter ATP-binding protein, translated as MPRTDALSRLQGTGRFALELEAVSRHFGALVALADINLTVEAGERRAVLGSNGAGKTTLFNAITGDFPPTTGRVRLFGEDVTDLPVHERIRRGLRRTYQISLLFDGLSVIENIYLACRGVGRRRFSLRRPAPADSAMQMAETLLEAVHLDDARDLQVATLSHGQQRQLEIALALAGAPRLILLDEPAAGLSPAERAELIEILQALPEHIGYIIIEHDMDVALRVAERVTMLHNGRIFKEGTPEEIENDPEVQELYLGEGQERAHG; from the coding sequence GTGCCCAGAACCGACGCCCTTTCCCGTCTACAAGGCACCGGCCGCTTCGCGCTGGAGCTGGAGGCCGTCAGCCGCCACTTCGGTGCGCTGGTGGCCCTGGCGGACATCAACCTCACCGTCGAGGCGGGAGAGCGGCGCGCGGTTCTGGGATCGAACGGCGCGGGCAAGACCACGCTGTTCAACGCGATCACCGGCGACTTCCCGCCGACCACCGGTCGCGTGCGGCTCTTCGGCGAGGACGTGACGGATCTGCCGGTCCACGAGCGGATCCGTCGCGGCCTGCGCCGGACCTACCAGATCTCGCTGCTCTTCGACGGGCTGAGCGTGATCGAGAACATCTACCTAGCCTGCCGGGGGGTGGGCCGCCGGCGCTTCTCGCTGCGTCGCCCGGCGCCCGCCGACAGCGCGATGCAAATGGCCGAGACCTTGCTTGAGGCCGTGCACCTCGACGACGCACGGGACCTGCAGGTCGCGACTCTGAGCCACGGCCAGCAGCGCCAGCTCGAGATCGCGCTGGCCCTGGCCGGAGCACCACGCCTGATCCTCCTGGACGAGCCGGCGGCGGGCCTCTCGCCGGCGGAACGCGCCGAGCTGATCGAGATCCTCCAGGCCCTGCCCGAGCACATCGGCTACATCATCATCGAGCACGACATGGACGTGGCGTTGCGGGTCGCCGAGCGGGTCACGATGCTGCACAACGGGCGGATCTTCAAGGAAGGCACGCCCGAGGAGATCGAGAACGATCCCGAGGTCCAGGAGCTTTACCTGGGCGAGGGGCAGGAGCGGGCCCATGGCTGA
- a CDS encoding ABC transporter substrate-binding protein encodes MLRIGRKTITAAVVLALASPALAEDTVKMGALATLEGAFTVLGEDSMRGVKLALEEFGYTAGGKKIELITGSSDASPDSAIRATRKLVEQDGVQVMVGPLSGSEGLAVKDYAKTQPNVTFLNGSSAAQDTTLRNPAENFFRFSTEGAQWMAGLGEYVYKEKGYRSVAVLAEDYSFPYTQVFGFLEPFCRLGGKAPVDARFWVPIGNKDYSSVIAALPDDVDAIFVALGGADAVNFLTQYEQAGGELPLVGGSITVDQSVLGSKGRTRSFVIGTPSGGPISDTWDNDGWKAFVAAYKKQFPDGFPSPSLFAHAYYINTKAALLALDEVGGDLSDGGKEYRAALSKLSFDTPTGKVSLDERRQAIADIFLTEVTEGPDGNLLNKTIKVIPQVTQTLGLSYDEFLKYGQVGRENPTCS; translated from the coding sequence ATGCTCCGAATAGGACGCAAGACGATCACGGCGGCGGTCGTGCTGGCGCTGGCCAGTCCCGCCTTGGCTGAGGACACGGTCAAGATGGGCGCCTTGGCGACCCTGGAAGGCGCCTTCACCGTGCTCGGCGAGGACAGCATGCGCGGCGTCAAGCTGGCGCTGGAAGAGTTCGGCTACACCGCCGGCGGCAAGAAGATCGAGCTGATCACCGGCTCCTCAGACGCCTCGCCGGACAGCGCGATCCGGGCGACCCGCAAGCTGGTCGAGCAGGACGGCGTGCAGGTCATGGTCGGCCCGCTGTCCGGCTCCGAGGGCCTGGCGGTCAAGGACTACGCCAAGACCCAACCGAACGTAACCTTCCTCAACGGTTCCTCGGCGGCCCAGGACACCACGCTGCGCAACCCGGCGGAGAACTTCTTCCGCTTCAGCACCGAGGGCGCCCAGTGGATGGCCGGTCTCGGCGAATACGTCTACAAGGAAAAGGGCTACCGCAGCGTCGCGGTTCTGGCCGAGGACTATTCTTTCCCCTACACCCAGGTCTTCGGCTTCCTCGAGCCCTTTTGCCGGCTCGGCGGCAAGGCGCCTGTCGACGCCCGCTTCTGGGTCCCGATCGGCAACAAGGACTACTCGTCTGTCATCGCCGCCTTGCCGGATGATGTCGATGCCATCTTTGTTGCGCTCGGCGGCGCGGACGCGGTCAACTTCCTGACCCAGTACGAACAGGCCGGTGGCGAGTTGCCGCTGGTCGGCGGCTCGATCACGGTCGACCAAAGTGTGCTCGGCTCCAAGGGTCGGACCCGCAGTTTCGTGATCGGCACGCCTTCGGGCGGTCCGATTTCGGACACCTGGGACAACGACGGCTGGAAGGCCTTCGTCGCGGCTTACAAGAAGCAGTTCCCGGATGGCTTCCCGTCGCCCTCGCTTTTCGCTCACGCCTACTACATCAACACCAAGGCCGCGCTTCTGGCCCTGGATGAGGTCGGCGGCGATCTGTCGGACGGCGGTAAGGAGTATCGGGCGGCGCTCTCGAAGCTCTCCTTCGACACGCCGACCGGCAAGGTCAGCCTCGACGAGCGGCGCCAGGCGATCGCCGACATCTTCCTGACCGAGGTTACGGAAGGCCCGGATGGTAATCTGCTCAACAAGACCATCAAGGTCATCCCGCAGGTCACGCAGACCTTGGGCCTGTCCTATGACGAGTTCCTGAAGTACGGCCAGGTCGGCCGCGAAAACCCGACCTGTAGCTAA